The DNA region TAATGCCATCGTGTACAAACATCACCAACCAAATCATCAGCCAAACAacagcaaacaaacaaacaaacaaattcccacaaaaacaaaattcggaaatttgttttctcttttacCAGCTGCCTGACTTTCTCATTCGTTTAACTTCCCTATACTcctcaaaacacaaaattcagaattttttttttttagctaattaAACCACTAGACTAGTAGTAACTAGTAAAGTAAACTCACTCTATTTGTAACCTTTTCATATTCCTATATGATTTCCCTTAGTTAGAAAAACTAGAAATGCCAAAAGGGGCGTGGAAAAGACGCGCCTCCAAGAAAATACTGTGATGAGTGTCAGAGTCGTCAGTGATTGAAGAAGAGCCTGGACGAAGATGGAGCAAGCACCAGTTGCTGTTGCTGGAAAATCAGATTTTGGAGCAAATCCAACTGCTCCACAGAGACAACGCAACAGCCTTTGGAGTAGAGCACAGTCTGAGCAACGCGCGAGTTGAGTAGGACCCGGAGTACCTGGTTTCGGGTCAGCCTCTCCAGCCCACCAAACTCGTAATGGGCCGAAGGGgatgatgaggaagaagaagaagaggaggaaggAGGCATGGTCTGAAGTGCCTTGAGTTGGGCCTGAAGGAAGGTGATGTATTTATGGGCCTCGTCCATCATAGTCGCCATGTCCATCTTCGTGTCCCACGGCATTAGCCTCTGCAAGCTCTGCGTCTTCTCGCTCAGCTTCTGACGACGCCTCCTTGCCAGCTTGCTCTGTGGCATCACCCTGCAGCTCTGCACGATTGAGTCTAGGGTTTCCTGCTGGCTGTGAGTCGCCGAGTCAACTCGGACTCGTTTCGATGGCAACTGAGGCAGAAGAGGGGGATAAAATTGGACTTGGACCTGTTGAGCTTGGGTGAGTTCCAGGGAGTGTAGGTCTGGCAAGTGGTGGaaaggtgaagaagaagaagatgatgaggaaGAGTTGGCCGTGAGAACAGAGTGGTttgggattgggattgggatGGATAAGAAGTTAAATGGGTGAGTAGACTCAGTTTCGAGGAAACCGTCCGATGGATAATAAAACGGTTCGGTTTTGAGAATCTTGAACTCCGACTCCGAGGCAGCGTAGTTGAGAGAAGAGCTTTCTCCGAGGTGGGTGGCGGAGGAGGAGTGGTTCAGATTGAGAGCCGGAAACGTGGAGGTGGTTGTAGCTGATGAGGGCAATGTCTGAGTAGTATTCAGAGTGAGAAAAGACTGAAGGCTCACTCCGGAGAACATGGCGTCGAAGTTAGCCTCATCAGAGGCAGAGCTTTCCAAATTCCTCtccattttttcactcacaatcacaatcaaacAGAGACACACACAGAGTGTTGGTGAATCAGAATGTATAATGTAGTATAATATAAAGAGCGAGAGAGAGATTGGAGGGAAGGGGGACACGTGGGG from Castanea sativa cultivar Marrone di Chiusa Pesio chromosome 6, ASM4071231v1 includes:
- the LOC142639825 gene encoding uncharacterized protein LOC142639825; translated protein: MERNLESSASDEANFDAMFSGVSLQSFLTLNTTQTLPSSATTTSTFPALNLNHSSSATHLGESSSLNYAASESEFKILKTEPFYYPSDGFLETESTHPFNFLSIPIPIPNHSVLTANSSSSSSSSSPFHHLPDLHSLELTQAQQVQVQFYPPLLPQLPSKRVRVDSATHSQQETLDSIVQSCRVMPQSKLARRRRQKLSEKTQSLQRLMPWDTKMDMATMMDEAHKYITFLQAQLKALQTMPPSSSSSSSSSSPSAHYEFGGLERLTRNQVLRVLLNSRVAQTVLYSKGCCVVSVEQLDLLQNLIFQQQQLVLAPSSSRLFFNH